The Myroides fluvii region CTTTTCTATTTATTTTATCCTTTCAAAGGATGCTTGATCCAATCGATACCAATGATGAGGTTCACCGTCTAAATCAAAGGTTTCTATACGCGTAAATCCCAGTTTGGTCAAAATCTTATTTGAACCGTCATTGTCGCAATCTGCCATGGCAAATACCTCCTCAAAGCCCAACTGATTGAATCCGTAATCCAAACAAGCCATCGCTGCTTCGGTAGCAATGCCCATGCCCCAATACTTCTGGCGCAAACGATAGCCTAAATCGTGATAATTGACGTGGTTATTCGTCAGATCTGTAACAAATTTAAATCCCGTCCATCCAATAAAATCACCTGTTTTTTTATCTACCATCGCCCAACGTCCAATGCCATTATCCTTATATTGTTGGCGAATAAAATCAAGGACACCAAC contains the following coding sequences:
- a CDS encoding GNAT family N-acetyltransferase, producing MEHIIETPRLFIRELLPTDVAGMFDLDSNPEVHQYLGKHPVQSREEVVGVLDFIRQQYKDNGIGRWAMVDKKTGDFIGWTGFKFVTDLTNNHVNYHDLGYRLRQKYWGMGIATEAAMACLDYGFNQLGFEEVFAMADCDNDGSNKILTKLGFTRIETFDLDGEPHHWYRLDQASFERIK